CGAGGCCGAGGGCCGGCTGCGGCAGGAAGTGGCCGAGCGCCGCGCGGCGATCGACGCGGCGGCGGCCGAGTTGGTCGCGACCGGGCTGGCCGAATGGCGCGAGGACGGCGCGCGGCGGCCGGTGTTGATCGTGCGCGGACAGGCACGGCTGATCGACGAGGGCACGGCCGCCGACCTCGACCGGGTCCGGCGGCTGCTCGAGGAACTCGAGGACCGGCAGGAGATCGTTCGTCTGCTCGAGAGCGCGCGCGAGGGGCAGGGCTGCCGGATCTTCATCGGCTCCGAAAACCGGATGTTCGCGTTGTCGGGGTCGAGCGTGATCGCCGCGCCCTACCGCGACATGGCCGGCGAAGTGGTCGGAGTCGTGGGCGTGATCGGACCGACGCGGTTGAACTATGCGCGCGTGGTGCCCATGGTGGATTACACGGCACAAGCACTCACGAGATTGATGGGATGATGGACGACAAGCTTCACCAAGAGGCCGAGGAACTGCGCGCGGACACGGCCGCCGACGCCCCCGAACTGCAGGAGCATGACCGGGTCGCCGAGCTCGAGGCGCAGCTCGAGGAGGCCAAGAACAAGGCGCTCTATGCCGCCGCCGAGGTGCAGAACGTGCGCCGCCGGCTGGAGGGCGAGCGCGACAATGCCGCGGCATATGCCTCGACCGGCTTCGCCCGCGACATGCTCGCGGTGCGCGACCACCTCGATCGCGCGCTGGCGCATGTGCCCGTCGGGACCGACGAAAATTTCGTCCAGGGCATCCAGGCGACGCTGCGCGAGCTCGACACGGTGTTCGGCCGCCACGGCATCGTGAAGGTCGAGAGCAAGGGCCAGCCGCTCGATCCGAACAAGCATCAGGCGATGGTCGAAATCCCCACCGCCGACGCCGCGCCGGGCACGATCGTCGAGGAAATGCAGGCGGGCTACATGCTTAAGGACCGGCTGCTTCGTCCCGCGCTGGTGGCGGTGGCCAAGGCGGGCTGAGCGTTCGCTGCGCTGGCGAGCGGTTGCACCCGTTGGGCACGGCCCTACATAGTCCAGTGATGGACGCGCACGGCGAGCAGATCCGGCAGAACAGGGCGGCGGCGACGTCGGCGATGTTGCTGTCGATGCTGTTCTCGCTGTGGCTGGCGATCGGCGGGGTCGGGGCCGGGACCAATCCGG
The Sphingomonas ginsengisoli An et al. 2013 genome window above contains:
- the grpE gene encoding nucleotide exchange factor GrpE, whose protein sequence is MMDDKLHQEAEELRADTAADAPELQEHDRVAELEAQLEEAKNKALYAAAEVQNVRRRLEGERDNAAAYASTGFARDMLAVRDHLDRALAHVPVGTDENFVQGIQATLRELDTVFGRHGIVKVESKGQPLDPNKHQAMVEIPTADAAPGTIVEEMQAGYMLKDRLLRPALVAVAKAG